The genomic interval gctaTGAACAGAACCATTGActaagggcagccctggcggagtccaaccctcactggtaacgagtccgacttactgccggcaatatgGACCAAACTTTAGCACAGATCATACAGGGAACGGACTGCCATAATAGGGCGGTCTGACACCCCATACTCGTAACATTTTGTAAAACTAGAAGATACATAAATACTGGGTGTGTACatgttatattaatataatgtatatataattaataattaatataattggctaTTTAGAGTATGGGAAAGTTGAACTCCTACCTCCTACCTCGTTACCTTCCGTAAAGGGTGTAAGTTTCAATTGTTTATGGTGCATAGacgtttatttttttataatatccacaaagttcagggaGCCGGTTGTtctgtgtgaacatgtgtgttcactttttgtgttggttgcattttttttgcgccaaaaagaaggttgtttggattgggtcatctaAGTAAATGCTGTACTATGTTTCACGTCAATCCACAAGTCATGATCATTGACCTGATTTATTCTCATTATCCACAAGGTGGCGGCACATTTAAAACAATCAGATTGTCAgattttagatgagctcgagcccagctgggtgttgttgataaatggctttcgctttgcatagtagagttttaacttgcacttatagatgtagcgaccgactgtagttactgactgtggttttctgaagtgttcctgagcccatgtggtgatatcctttacacactgatgtcgcttttttgatgagagattgaaggtcacggacattcaatgttggttttcagacttgctgcttacgtgcagtgatttctccagattctctgaaccttctgatgatattacggaccgtagatggtgatatccctaaattccttgcaatagctggttgacaaatgttgttcttaaactgttggacaatttgctcacgcatttgttcacaaagtggtgaccctcgccccatccttgtttgtgaatgactgagcatttcatggaagctgcgttTATACCCAACcaaggcacccacctgtttcccaattagcctgtccaaatatttgcaaaaaataacaaagtgttccagttcaaacgtcaaatatcttgtctttgaagtctattcaattgaatataggttgaaaaggatttgcaaatcattgtattctgtttatatttaccttttacacgaCGTGCCcacgtcactggttttggattttctaCAAACTTTTCTAAGAACCagttaagttcgtaaatcgaggttccactgtattgacATGTGTACTTACTCACCTTCGGCACTGAAGTTTGACTGAGGAGGTTTCTGGACTTCCAGTGTGCTACTTGTCGGTGACGGTCCAGAGCGAGAGCCCCTTTCACGGGCATACCCTCCACTGTTGTCACCCCGGATCTCATTGGTGAAGCGTGGCACGTTAACGGGAATATTTTCAGGCACCACATGCACCATCGGAGGGCCCAGTGGCGGCGGCTCCTGTCTGCGATCGTGCATTTTCATACAACTTTCTTCCAGAGCTCCTATGACCACAGACTGGTTATTGACTATCGCCGAGAGAGCAGCATATTTGGCCTCCAGGTCCTTGTAGCGAGAGGACAGGCGCAGTGACTCAGCGGTGGCATTAAGGATGCGTGTCTCCAACTGAGCCAGCTCCAATGAGTTATCCCTCTTCCTGATGATTTCGTGCAGCAGCTGCATGTAGAGCTGCGTCACCCTGGAGTTCATGTTCCTGCTCTCCTTCCTCAGCAGCTTCATCTCGTTCACCAGGTTTCCGTCCACGTCCACGACCAGCTTCAGAGTCTCCATCTCCCGCCTCTGCTTGGACAGAAGGTCGAGCACCGCCGCCACGTCGAGGCGGGTCACTCGGTCTTTGTCGGGGACGGGCCCCCGGGCTGCGCAGATGGGGCCTGTGATCTTCTGCTCAGGGACCAGGAAGGTGTAGGAGCACCTGGAGTTTTCTCCGCTTGCATCTGGAGCTCTTCGGGTCCGGGAGAGGATAGGGTTGTTGGTGAAGGCTATGCTGTTGCTCCAGAGGGACAGACCAAAGAGAGTAAACAAGCACCACATTCCGGGTCCCATGGCTTCTCTCTTAATTTATCACCACAAACAAAGACTTCTGTGGAGGAGacaaagaacagaacattttccTTTGAAGTTTAATTCACTTATTGTGAAGAAATCCCAGCTAGTAGGGCTCACATcagaattgcgattcttattttttCGATTGTAAATCgagtcataattttcaaaaatcaatacaaaaaatggtaacactttagtatggggaacatattcaccattaattagttgcttattaaagtaacagagttatttggacactaggggaacatataaggcaggggtgtccaaagtgcggcacgggggcCATCTGCGGCCCGCAgataattgtttagcggcccgccacacattctggaaatgtcattgcaaaaatcaaaaaaacattaaaaaagtggaatgaggtgaaatctaactagaaaaagttgcaatgttgacacaaatctgccatgcgggcgtttttttttctctgtctatctttattttccttttttttgtcattgctcaaaaaaaaaaaaaaagacaaaaaatcaatgttataatgaattattgacctattcaaggctccatttacttcaaatatttcacattaaaatgttttatgtgtggttttatgtgtggttgccatataaaaacatccaagttttctttgacaaaagagcataaaacaaacaaaataatagttcaaacgtaaaatcgacagatatatctgaagttgatctcgtaacttaagtgttgaaagtaaaacaaataataatacaaaattatcaCTTTATGAGCGGGGTACCTTTtgggatcccaaagatatttagagggattttatttatcttttcactgtgattaatcaaaaataataatatgaaaataaaatcaatggtgtcatgcattattgatcttttcagggctccaattacttcacatcaaacattgctttctgaatgttttgggcggtgggggcaatactgcatatttcagttttactataaaaaaacaaagttgtctttgacagaaaaggcatgtataataataggcaataataatttgacttgtttttaacattttaatgactgagaccctttacgggttgttaaatgttaaaaaaaaaaaatctgtatattttgttatggtttgaaaatgaaaaatatcaaaaaggcccccgcatgttttaatttttccgtgtgcggccctcagtggaaaaagtttggacacccctgatataagggttagggttagggttactaatcagcaataattctgaggttattgagggaagactattagttaatggcttactggttgtatagtaaggccatgcagaataaggcattaataagtacttaataatgactaattaagagccaatatgttactaatttgcatgttaataagcaactaattaatgatgaatatgtgttccccatactaaagtgttaccaaataaataaataaattaaagctttcattttaaagtacattttttaTAAAGGCACATCTCCATGCTTACATGctgcacgtatatatgtatgtgaccaAAAAGAGGTTTTGTAGCCTctaacccgttttgaaatggtttTATCATATTTATTGTACCAAatattacaggggtgtccaaactttttgacttgggggccaaatTGG from Entelurus aequoreus isolate RoL-2023_Sb linkage group LG14, RoL_Eaeq_v1.1, whole genome shotgun sequence carries:
- the LOC133665421 gene encoding angiopoietin-related protein 1-like, producing the protein MGPGMWCLFTLFGLSLWSNSIAFTNNPILSRTRRAPDASGENSRCSYTFLVPEQKITGPICAARGPVPDKDRVTRLDVAAVLDLLSKQRREMETLKLVVDVDGNLVNEMKLLRKESRNMNSRVTQLYMQLLHEIIRKRDNSLELAQLETRILNATAESLRLSSRYKDLEAKYAALSAIVNNQSVVIGALEESCMKMHDRRQEPPPLGPPMVHVVPENIPVNVPRFTNEIRGDNSGGYARERGSRSGPSPTSSTLEVQKPPQSNFSAEGPFRDCLEAQEAGHITSGMYLIKPDETDRSLQVWCEQDMDNGGWTVIQSRKDGSVNFFRNWENYKSGFGNIDGEYWLGLEGIYKLGRQGDYKLQVELEDWMGKKVYAQYSSFHLEPESEGYRLRLGTYRGNAGDSLSSHNGKQFTTLDRDKDAFSGNCAHFHKGGWWYNACGQANLNGVWYSGGVYRSKFQDGIFWADYGGGFYSMKSVRLMIRPIDA